A genomic segment from Candidatus Brocadia sinica JPN1 encodes:
- a CDS encoding alkaline phosphatase family protein, whose product MNKPNKIVIIGLDGATWDIIHPMIRKGQLPTFKYLIENGSYGNLNSTIPPLSAPAWTSAFTGVNPGKHNIFDFFTIRNDNYELRNVTSNDRKTPAIWNILDTYGMTSGIFNMPMTYPPEAVNGFMVAGLGTPDTNSNFIYPASLKEELKNYLHGLQFSIDVGTIMGGREDAFLDELYKVTDIQEKAVHYLYNKYQPDLFMAVFDELDRIQHFFWRHMETSHPLHDPKKSQKYKDAIEDYYQHLDIAMKRFLDTLPEDTTVMIVSDHGFGGLHKDFYINKYFYDMDILSLKPKPPLSINTELLRAIKTTLKKLTYKMGVGRWVDRMIPDWLRLKSLTPTVDTGLGSVDWSQTKAYFCSLSGQNVWINLKGRQPEGIIEPGKEYEALRDQIIEKLYTIKDPKTSKNIIQKVYRREEIYTEDLVSNAPDLIIDMAEGYVIQVGLAPEMLMPAMQYKLYRSGCHRQHGIFIAIGKDIKKNHQVQNAEIIDIVPTVLYLLNKQIPTYMDGKVLTDILNKELKGVEYQSIQVKRTSAIQKISEDEEAKIAERLKGLGYMG is encoded by the coding sequence ATGAATAAACCAAATAAAATTGTCATCATTGGACTGGACGGCGCCACATGGGATATTATTCATCCCATGATTCGCAAAGGGCAATTGCCCACATTTAAATATCTCATTGAAAACGGTAGTTATGGAAATTTAAATAGTACTATCCCCCCTCTCAGTGCGCCAGCCTGGACATCTGCCTTTACCGGTGTGAACCCCGGCAAACATAATATCTTCGACTTTTTCACCATTCGTAACGATAACTACGAACTCAGAAATGTCACCTCAAACGATAGAAAGACCCCTGCCATCTGGAATATCCTCGACACCTACGGCATGACATCAGGTATCTTTAATATGCCCATGACCTATCCTCCAGAAGCCGTTAATGGCTTTATGGTTGCGGGTCTTGGTACTCCTGATACAAACTCGAATTTCATATACCCCGCATCCCTCAAAGAAGAGTTAAAGAACTATTTACATGGATTACAATTCAGTATTGATGTGGGAACGATTATGGGGGGAAGGGAGGATGCCTTCCTTGATGAACTCTATAAAGTCACCGATATACAGGAAAAGGCCGTCCATTATCTCTACAATAAATACCAACCCGATCTTTTCATGGCAGTGTTTGATGAACTGGATAGGATACAGCATTTTTTCTGGCGTCATATGGAGACAAGCCATCCACTTCACGATCCTAAAAAATCTCAAAAATATAAAGATGCCATTGAAGATTACTACCAACATCTCGATATCGCCATGAAGCGATTTTTGGACACTCTTCCAGAAGATACCACTGTCATGATCGTCTCCGACCATGGGTTTGGGGGGCTTCACAAGGATTTTTATATCAACAAATATTTTTATGACATGGATATCTTGAGTTTAAAACCAAAACCGCCACTATCTATCAATACCGAACTCCTGAGGGCTATAAAAACTACCCTGAAAAAGTTAACATATAAAATGGGCGTTGGACGATGGGTTGACCGTATGATACCAGACTGGCTGAGACTTAAGTCACTTACTCCCACCGTGGATACCGGCTTGGGAAGCGTTGACTGGTCGCAGACAAAGGCATATTTCTGCTCCCTGTCGGGCCAGAATGTCTGGATCAATCTCAAAGGTCGTCAACCTGAAGGCATTATTGAACCGGGAAAGGAATACGAAGCCCTCAGGGATCAGATAATTGAAAAGTTATACACCATCAAAGACCCAAAAACATCAAAAAATATCATCCAAAAGGTCTATAGGAGGGAAGAGATATACACTGAAGACCTCGTATCAAATGCCCCCGACCTGATAATTGACATGGCAGAGGGGTATGTCATTCAGGTCGGCCTTGCCCCGGAGATGCTCATGCCTGCTATGCAATATAAGCTCTATCGTTCCGGCTGTCACAGACAACACGGCATCTTCATTGCCATCGGAAAAGACATCAAGAAAAACCATCAAGTACAAAATGCAGAAATCATAGACATCGTCCCCACAGTTCTTTATCTACTCAACAAACAGATCCCCACGTATATGGATGGTAAGGTATTGACCGATATATTGAATAAGGAGTTAAAAGGAGTTGAATACCAGTCCATCCAGGTTAAAAGAACAAGCGCCATCCAAAAAATTTCTGAGGATGAAG